One Cicer arietinum cultivar CDC Frontier isolate Library 1 chromosome 8, Cicar.CDCFrontier_v2.0, whole genome shotgun sequence DNA segment encodes these proteins:
- the LOC101497937 gene encoding uncharacterized protein encodes MGNWLVGSSYDACDLYSEMVVKRIYPDVVTYNALISGFCIMGQLKEGIYLFNKMTMENMNPDLYTFNILVDAFCKEGKLKEAKNVFLVMMKNDIKPNIVTYNCLIDGYCLVNEVNRAKSILNIMAQRGLAPDVRSYNIMINGLCKIKMVDEAMNLFKEVQSRKIVPDVVTYSSLIDGLCKLGRITYALELVIDMHDRGQPPNIYTYNSILDALCKSHDVDKAIALLKKIKDNGIQPNMCTYTILLNGLCKSGRIKDSQKIFEDLLVK; translated from the coding sequence ATGGGAAATTGGTTAGTTGGATCAAGTTATGATGCATGTGATTTATATTCTGAAATGGTTGTCAAGAGAATTTATCCTGATGTTGTCACTTACAATGCACTAATTAGTGGCTTTTGCATCATGGGTCAATTAAAAGAAggaatttatttgtttaataaaatgACAATGGAAAACATGAACCCAGATTTgtatacttttaatatattgGTTGATGCTTTTTGTAAGGAAGGGAAGTTGAAAGAAGCTAAAAATGTGtttcttgtgatgatgaaaAATGACATAAAGCCGAATATTGTTACTTACAACTGTTTAATTGATGGATACTGCCTCGTTAATGAAGTGAACAGGGCTAAGAGTATACTCAACATTATGGCCCAAAGGGGATTGGCTCCTGATGTTAGGAGCTACAATATCATGATTAATGGACTCTGTAAGATTAAAATGGTTGATGAAGCCATGAACCTCTTCAAAGAAGTGCAGTCCAGAAAAATTGTTCCCGATGTTGTAACTTACAGTTCCCTCATTGATGGGTTGTGCAAATTGGGGAGAATTACATATGCTTTGGAGCTTGTCATTGATATGCATGATAGGGGCCAACCACCTAATATATATACTTACAATTCTATATTGGATGCTTTATGCAAAAGCCATGATGTTGATAAGGCAATtgcattattaaaaaaaattaaagacaatGGTATTCAACCAAATATGTGCACGTATACTATTCTTCTCAATGGATTGTGTAAAAGTGGACGAATAAAGGATTCACAAAAGATTTTTGAAGATCTTTTGGTCAAA
- the LOC140919106 gene encoding alpha-galactosidase-like, with the protein MVTGKSLCRNQTCSKTMPGSLGHEEQDAKTFASWILIRLKLAMVAPSLIGCDIRALDDTTKKLLSNSKVIAVNQDKVGVQGKKVKSNDDLEIWAGPLSYNKLAMVLWNRSSSKARVTASWTDLGLEPGTSVDARDLREHSTQSSVS; encoded by the exons ATGGTGACAGGGAAATCACTTTGCAGAAATCAAACATGCAGTAAAACTATGCCTGGATCATTAGGACATGAAGAGCAAGATGCAAAAACATTTGCTTCAtgg ATCCTGATACGCTTGAAGTTGGCAATGGTG GCTCCTTCATTGATTGGTTGTGACATTAGAGCACTGGACGACACCACAAAGAAACTACTAAGCAACTCGAAAGTTATTGCAGTAAATCAAG ACAAAGTAGGAGTTCAAGGGAAGAAGGTGAAAAGTAATGATGATTTGGAG ATTTGGGCAGGCCCTCTCAGTTATAACAAGTTAGCAATGGTCTTATGGAATAGGAGTTCATCGAAAGCAAGAGTGACTGCATCATGGACTGACCTAGGTCTGGAACCAGGAACTTCAGTTGATGCAAGAGATTTACGGGAG CATTCAACACAATCATCAGTTTCTTGa